From a single Paraburkholderia edwinii genomic region:
- the arsC gene encoding arsenate reductase (glutaredoxin) (This arsenate reductase requires both glutathione and glutaredoxin to convert arsenate to arsenite, after which the efflux transporter formed by ArsA and ArsB can extrude the arsenite from the cell, providing resistance.): MITIYHNPRCSKSRGACDLIDTSFNTANEPIRIVEYLREPLTVAQLKELNRMLGCTVRDMIRNTEPEYKELDLGADDVDDNRLYEALVKHPILLQRPIIVRNGKAVIGRPPENVKALFDE; the protein is encoded by the coding sequence ATGATCACGATCTATCACAATCCCCGTTGCTCAAAATCGCGAGGCGCATGCGACCTCATCGACACCTCGTTCAACACGGCAAACGAGCCGATCAGGATCGTCGAGTATCTGCGCGAGCCGTTGACGGTCGCGCAGCTAAAGGAGTTGAACCGGATGCTCGGTTGCACGGTGCGCGACATGATCCGCAACACCGAACCTGAGTACAAGGAACTGGACCTGGGTGCCGACGATGTCGACGACAACCGGCTCTATGAAGCCCTCGTCAAACACCCGATCCTGCTTCAACGTCCGATCATCGTTCGCAACGGCAAGGCAGTCATCGGCCGGCCGCCTGAAAACGTCAAAGCGCTATTCGACGAATAA
- a CDS encoding sulfonate ABC transporter substrate-binding protein, whose translation MIRHPSLTRRAFLAGAGAVLAAAALPSVAAARANTIRIGYQKAASTLVLLKAHGTLEKRFAPLGISVKWTEFPAGPQLLEGLNVGSIDFGYVGEAPPVIAQAAGANFVYTAYELPTPHAEGILVHRDAPIKSVADLKGKKIAFNKGSDVHWFLVAALQKSGVQYADIQPAFLPPADARAAFERGAVDAWAIWDPFLEAAKRQTNARLLTDGEGIVSHHQFFLSARPFAQENADVIAAVIDEVGKEGEWVRGHYAEAAAQLAPIQGLDASVIEGGLRHYAHVYRPIDAPVLAEQQRIADTFAQLRIIPGQIVTKDAVLQVAKG comes from the coding sequence ATGATTCGTCATCCTTCACTGACGCGCCGCGCGTTTCTCGCCGGCGCCGGCGCCGTATTGGCCGCGGCGGCCCTGCCCTCCGTCGCTGCCGCACGCGCAAACACCATCCGCATCGGCTATCAGAAGGCAGCTAGCACGCTCGTCCTGCTGAAAGCGCATGGCACCCTCGAGAAACGCTTTGCACCGCTTGGCATTTCCGTCAAATGGACTGAGTTTCCCGCGGGACCGCAATTGCTCGAAGGACTCAATGTCGGCTCGATCGACTTCGGCTATGTCGGCGAGGCGCCGCCCGTCATCGCACAGGCTGCCGGCGCGAATTTCGTCTATACCGCCTATGAACTTCCGACGCCGCACGCGGAAGGCATCCTTGTGCATCGCGACGCGCCGATAAAATCGGTCGCCGATCTGAAGGGCAAAAAGATCGCGTTCAACAAAGGCTCGGACGTGCATTGGTTCCTCGTCGCCGCGCTTCAGAAATCCGGCGTGCAATACGCGGATATCCAACCGGCGTTTCTGCCGCCCGCCGATGCGCGCGCCGCGTTCGAGCGCGGCGCCGTCGATGCATGGGCGATCTGGGATCCGTTTCTCGAGGCCGCGAAGCGGCAAACCAATGCGCGCTTGCTGACCGACGGCGAAGGGATCGTCAGTCATCACCAGTTCTTTTTGAGCGCGCGTCCGTTTGCACAGGAAAACGCCGACGTCATCGCGGCAGTGATCGACGAAGTCGGCAAGGAAGGCGAATGGGTGCGCGGCCACTATGCCGAAGCGGCCGCACAGCTCGCGCCGATTCAGGGGCTCGACGCGAGCGTCATCGAAGGCGGTCTTCGACACTATGCGCACGTGTATCGCCCGATCGACGCGCCGGTGCTCGCCGAGCAGCAACGCATTGCCGATACGTTCGCGCAGCTTCGCATCATTCCTGGACAGATCGTGACGAAGGATGCGGTTTTGCAAGTTGCGAAAGGCTGA